A genome region from Paenibacillus pabuli includes the following:
- a CDS encoding WGxxGxxG family protein, whose protein sequence is MKKKVSTLIASTLLVAALAGPAAANGQTTQGMDQNRGTQMNSTNYNTGDYRTNNVRANAANDRDNDMDWGWLGLLGLLGLAGMRKKVSDRHER, encoded by the coding sequence ATGAAGAAAAAAGTTTCGACACTTATTGCTTCTACACTTTTGGTGGCAGCATTGGCTGGTCCTGCAGCTGCGAATGGTCAAACAACCCAAGGTATGGATCAAAACCGTGGAACACAAATGAACAGCACAAACTACAACACGGGTGACTACCGTACGAACAATGTTCGTGCAAATGCTGCAAATGACCGAGACAATGATATGGACTGGGGCTGGCTCGGTTTGCTCGGACTTCTTGGCTTAGCAGGTATGCGTAAAAAAGTTTCTGATCGTCACGAGCGCTAA